A stretch of DNA from Salvelinus sp. IW2-2015 linkage group LG20, ASM291031v2, whole genome shotgun sequence:
ATACGTGGAAGACTACTGTCGCAGCTGCCCAGAGTGTCAAATGACATTTCCGAAACCCACTGGTCCCCCTACCGATCATCGGGGTGCCCATTGAATGCATCTCCATGCACATAGTGAGACCCCTAGTAAAAACAGCACGAGGACACCGGTACAACCTGGTAATAGTAGACTATGCCACCCTGTATCCCGAGGCCATTCCACTATGGGCGGCGGTATCCAAGGGAATCGCCCGGGAGCTGTTCCACCTCTTTAGCCAGGTGGGCATCCCGAACGAGATCCTGATAGACCAAGGTACTGAGTTTATGTCCCGCCTAATGAAAGAGTTGTGTGTTCTCCTGCAGATAAAGCAGATCCGGACCTCCGTCTTTCACCCGCAGACGGATGGGCTCGTCGAGCACTTCAATAAAATGCTCAAACAAATGCTGGGGAAGGTCATTGAGCAGgacgggaagaactgggaccagctactaCCCCACCTAATGTTCTCAATCAGCACCCTTGACCTAACCAAAGGATATTGGCAGGTACCGTTGGCAGCCTCCTCCCGGGAGAAGACGGCGTTTTTCGACACCAGATGGATTATATCAGTCCCGGGTGCTCCCGTTCGGTCTCCAAGGAGCCCCGCCCACATTCCAAGTACTTCGACCCCACCAGCAGTACGCAGCGGCCTATTTGGATGATatcatcatccacagccaaggttggGAAGAGCACCTGACGCACCTCCAGGCGGTGCTGGACGCGCTCAGACAAGCCCGATTGaccgtacagcaggtcagccaccagggggagacttgtcgaggcctggtgacagacggagtatacatcacgaggtgatggctccatctgctggatgtggcacaaaaatatctaaagacactgaagcagcaaactttgtggaaattaatatttgtgtcattctcaacttttggccacgactgtacagttgtggaacaatgggaaagtaattctgctttgaaagttgataaaattGTAACCCACTTTTGATGTTTTGGTAAAccaactggagagctctttgtctacaccaatTCAGCATCgtttacaccctcttaagccttagccccacccatctctttaaggattcacatgtgaggccatgtactaaataaccaaagatttcaagactaaaggctggtttatactacggcaGTATTCGTAAATTCAATCCGGAGTGCCAgagttcgtaaactcagagcgttgtcaacaggatggcgccggagggtagggctgccgtctaatcggctctcaaccaatcatgctattttgtttgttttttcgcgttgctcgtaacttgttttgtaaataatgttgctgctaccgtctcttatgaccgtaaaaatcttctggacatcagaactgggatttgtcgggttcacctaggggtcatgaaaAGGGTTGTACCAAAATGTTTGGGGTATTAGAAAAATTGATTATGTTTATGttttattaatagaaggggaggggttataagacccttacatttatagggttttAGACTAcggattaacaatatatatattcattgtaGAAGTTTAGTATTGTTCTACAGTTGTATtttagttttctctctctctctttctgcctcattATAAAGAGGCCCCTCTTAGAAATGTGTGActtagacagaactctgcaggggagtgaaggAGATAAGACTAAGcaaacattccacaataaatcaactttgggggaaggggacatttactgctaagtGTTTAGCTAACAATAAAGGCCCTGTTTATACACCTTTGTAGGCATGGTTTTAGTCCCAGGAGTAGAAGATGATGACCTAGGCAGTGACATCACAAGGGCGTGACTAagggtttaataaaacaactggaGACCTTTTGTTGGATGCAGAACTTACTCAACAACATTCatgctatgttcctgtttgtcaacttctgtctgcaattgcatcgtaaaaggtttttgaatgatttaattaaagatattgtcataatgctaatttcaccaatgagtaACTGATTGATAAGGAAACGAGGAAACGAACCCGAACAGATTACTAACCTCAAATTGGATGAgaagttcttcttcaatgagtcagccgcgagggatatactgcagacacccgaccaggccccgatccctgtgattcgctggagaaggaaactgagattttgaGGCAAACGATCCGGGTGCCTtgcgaggatcaggcgacgagtggctaatctgcccttgacttccattctgctagctaacattcaatctctggaaaataaatgtgacgaactgaaagcatgtatatcctaccaacgggacattaactgtaatatcttatgtttcactgagtcgtggctgaacgacgacattaagaacatacactggcgggttatacactccatcagcaagacagaacagcagcctctggtaagacacgggcgggggcctatgcatttatgtaaacaacagctggtgcacgatatctaaggaagtttcaaagttttgctcgcctgaggtagagtatctcatgataagctgtagaccacactatctacctagagagttttcatctgtatttttcgtagctgtctacataccaccacagagcgaAGTTGGCACTAAAACCgaactcaatgagctgtattccgccataagcaaacaggaaaacgctcacccagaggcggcgctcctggtGGCCGGTGactaatgcagggaaacttaaatcagttttaccgaatttctatcaacatgttaaatgtgctaccagaggggaaaaaaatataYACCAKctttactccacacacagagacgcgtacaaagctctccctcgccctccatttggaaaatctgaccataactctatcctcctgattcttgcttacaagcaaaaaaacaccagtgactcgctcagcCTATAAAAAAGTggccagatgaagcagatgctaaactacaggactgtttagctagcacagactgtaatatgttctgggatttttccaatggcattgaggagtacaccacatcagtcactggctttatcaataagtgcatcgaggacgtcatcctaacagtgactgtacgtacataccccaaccagaagccatgggttacaggcaacatttTCACCGagctcaacattcacaaggccgctgggccagacggattaccaggacgtatacttcgagcatgcgctgaccaactggtaagtgtRTTCACTGaccttttcaacctgtccctgaccaagtctgtaataccaacatgtttcaagcagaccaccatagtccctgtgcccaagaacacaaaggtaacctgcctaaattactaccgacccataggactcacgtctgtagccatgaaatgctttgaaaggctggtcatggctcatatcaacaccattatcccagaaaccttagatccacttcaatttgcataccgcaccaacagatccacagatgctgcaatgtctattgcactccacactgccctttcccacctggacaaaaggaacacctatgtgagaatgctattcattgactacagctcagcattcaacaccatagtgccctcaaagctcatcactaagctatggaccctgggactaaacacctccctctgcaactggatcctagactacccccaggtggtaagggtaggtaacaacacaacacgctgatcctcaacacgggagcccctcaggggtgcgtgctcagtccccctcctgtactcactgttcactcatgactgcacggccaggcacaactccaacaccatcactaagtttgctgatgacacaacaatggtaggcRtgatcaccgacaacgatgagacagtctatagggaggtcagagacctgaccgtgtggtacaaggacaacaacctctcctcaacgtgatcaagacaaaggagatgattgtggacaacaggaaaaggaggaccaagcacgcccccattctcatcgatggtgctgtagtggagcaggttgagagcttcaagttccttggcgtccacatcaccaacatactaacatggtccaagcacatcaagacagtcgtgaagagggcacgacataacctattccccctcaggagactgaaaggatttggcatgggtcctcagatcctcaaaaggttttacagcttcaccgtcgagagcatcctgacgggttgcatcactgcctggcatggcaactgctcaaccaccgaccgcaaggcactacagagggtagtgcgtacggcccagtacatcaccggttgccaagcttcctgccatccaggacctctaaaccaggcggtgtcagaggaaggcccataaaattgtcaaagactccagccaccctagtcatagactgttttctctgctaccgcacggcaagcggtaccggagagccaagactaggaccaaaaggctcctcagcttctactcccaagccataagactgctgaacaattaataaaatcgccaccagACAATtgacaaattacctcaactaacctgtacccccgcacactgactcggtaccggtgccccctgtatatagcctcgttattcttattcttattgtgttactttttattattactttttattttagtctacttggtaaatattttcttaactcttcttgaactgcactgttggttaagtgcttgtaagtaagaatttcacggtaaagtctacacttgttgtattctgcgcatgtgacaaataaagtttgattagatttgaagacaacaggagtggcttcagtacaagtctctgaatgtccttgagtggcccagccagagcccggacttgaacccgatcaaatatctctggagagacctgaaaatagctgtgccttgacgctccccatccaacctgacagagtttgagaggatatgcagagaagaataggagatacttcccaaacacaggtgtgccaagtgtcttgctggttaagggcttgtaagtaagcatttcactattcggcgcatgtgacatataaaATTTGATTAGATTATTTTGAAATCAGAAATGCATCACttttgaaataaaggttaaattaatacCATTTTTAAaagatggagtgctgtatcatatgacctgtcctccacaatcacccgacctcaacccaattgagatggtttgggttgtgttggaccatagagtgaaggaaaggcagccaacaagtgctcagcatatgtgggaactccttcaagactgttggaaaagcattccaggtgaagctggttgagagaatgccaagagcatgcaaagctgtcatcaagacaaagggtggctactttgaataatctcaaaacaaaatatattttaatttgtttaacacttttttggctacaacatgattccagatgtgctatttcatagttttgatgtcttcactattattctacaatgtagaaaatagtaaaaataaagaaaaacccttgaatgagtaggtgtgtccaaactagagcctgtaagtaagcattttactgtaaggtctacacctgttgtattcggcgcatgtgacaaataaactttgatttgaaataggaCCAGTGTGGGCTCTAGCTGTTATCTACTTTCTCAGTTGGTGGTGGGCAGTGGACAGTTTCCAGTGGACATTGAGTTTCTGTCAGTAACTGTCCCCTCCAGTTATTTATGTGGTTGTTGTTGTCCCATAGTGCAGAGGTTGGACGGTAAAAATAAATTGATTTCCACTGTATCCTAGTTATTTGCTTGATGCGTAACCCTTTAAATACTAACTAAAATGCTTTCATTCTTGATAATAAGTATATTATCTATGTTATTTCACACATATGTTTGGATCACACATCCACAGCGCAAATCAGTTTCTTTGGTGAAACATGTTGCTGGGATGGCCTATGGAAAGCACAGAAAAAGTCACTGCCACCCCAAACCCCATGGATCCCTGCCAAAACTGTCATGTACACATAATACATCTGTAGTCTGCAGAAGAATAGACGAGAGCAGGGAGTGTTTACAGTGCTGATACTACAGAATCAAACGGAACATAATGGATCTCTATGGCTGATATAGACACACTGCCACACTGAGAATTAGCCTGTAACTCAGCATTAGACTTAAATTATTTTCCcatgtgattttatttgatcTAATTAGGCTATATCTTCACTCACAGACCTGTTTATCTACCTGCAACCTCTCAGTCACTTTATTCAGTATAAATATTTTTAGAGAAAGGATAAAATATAAAAAGCAGTGAAAGGAGGGGTGTGGGAGCGTGTGGATTAGTTTACGAGGTTGAGTCATTTTCAAAGAGCTACAATCTAACTGTTGCTTCACGCAGATTGGCGGCACGGTGAGCCTGCTCTCGAACAACACACAGGACAAGAAGGCTAAAATGTAACTAAGACTACATTTGGAGGGACAAGCAACACCGCTGTTTTAACAAGATCAACATTTAACAATATTGGATAGGTTAATCTGGGGCGACACATTTCAGTAAAATAGCCTATTTTCCTTTGACAGATGGTGGTGGTCTGAATTGCAGTTATGGGCTCTATGAAGCAGGCATAGAARGACCCAGGGATTAGACATGTTTGCGAGATCATCTGATGAGAATGCAAGAATCCTTTCGTGTAAATATTGGCACTGAAATCATTGAAGCAGTGTTTTATATTTTAGGCCTACAGTGATTGACTGCAGTGGACTGCTCGAACtaaacacagaaagacagagtTTGTCCGCCGAGAACCAATAGTCTGCTCTGATGTGCTCTAATTCTACAGATAATGCTATTTTATCCATTTCTATGTTTGACCCAGATGCTTTTATTCGACCGATTTTAACATTTTAGCGTGTGTTCTGATAGTCTATCAGTAATTCAACTCACCTACTGACACCTCCTGGGCAAACGCGAGCGAAATAAGTAACAAAGGGAGACAAACCGCGATGAAAGTTACAATTTTGTCTACCGCCAGCTCCAGACGCACTCATTTGTACTTTGACTGTGTTGGATCCTTCAATAAAAAGTCGGAGAAAACGTATTCTGTAGCAACGTGTGCAATCGCCATGGTTCAATGTGAAATAGTCACCGTGTGACCAATTTCAAAGTAATCGCCAGTTAAAATGTGTCGTTCATCTGAAAAGCAAGCCGATGTCCCACGTTattacgcacattaggcctattTGCTATGAAGACCGCGAGGAACTAAGCTTTACTGTAATTAATTAACAACAAGCATGTTCCTTATCTGAAAGTGCATTCAATGATTCCTGTTACTCATGGTCTAGACTTGCACGGATGGGCTAGCGGCAAAGGGGTGATCGACACGTGACCCACCTCAACGCTCACagcctattattattttactgtcaaTGGAAAAGCAGTGCCAGACTGATTACCTGTGACTTGCCTAGGTCCACGGCCATATATGCAATTAAGTCCACGCACTGAGTGTTACAGAAAACAAAATAATGTTCTCTCCTCCAGGAATAAATTAGGTAGGCCTGATTCATAGCGTTGCTATGACAGTTTAATTTCATACATGGACTAGTCCCCCACTGCTGCAACTGCTGCCGTGCAGTGGGCCCCATGTGGTGGTGCTGAAATGGgccagtgggcctacacatttcAGCATGTTTGGAGGGTCCCATTCAGTCACACTGTCCCAGCCCTGGCAGCTGCAGCACCAAGGACAGCAGCTGGCCTCATGCTCAGCAACTCACCCCAGATAGGGTTCACGCTCTGTCTCCCTGCTTGTTTTGGGTTTAATGACTTCATTGCCTTTCAGGTATCACATCCCTCTCTGTTAACCAGAAATAGTTTAAAAGTTATTTCAAACCCAATTTACAACAGGCCACAAGTGACCATGtctgtgaaatacattttatgtaaACCTAACCCAGAAATACTGACAGACAAAGACAGTGAGTCTATTGTTCCGGATCAAAGGCATGACTAATTAATGAGACTAGAGTTTAGCCAATGTGGGCTACAGGGGCTAGACGCTACGGTGCTGCAATTAGTTTCAGCTAGAGGTTAAGAGATATTCTtatgtatgtttgaggaagaTGTTGAAGATGACTtgggtaataaaaaaaatacatttggagACTGGAAAAGATTTGGAGTTTTTATTATCTTATTTGCCTATGCAGACCTCTTACGCATTTGCAACTTAAAGTGACAGATTGTTAGTGTAAGGTACAAACGTTATATGTCCATCTATCCTGGTCAAATGTAGAGATTACATTAACATGACAACTTGAAATTAACTTTCCTTTTTACATCTGATCCATCTTTTATGCAATGTCTTCAAAGGGGAATCAACAAAGAAAGTAAATTATAATACAGATCTTATCTAACAGAAGAGGAAAGATCGTAATAAAACACTCAAATGTAGTCATTAGAGTGAGAGAAACATCTAGGTGGATTAGCTTGCCAGGCTCTTGGTTGGTTGGGGCTGGAGGTCCTGGTGACACTGTATCAGACAGTGTTGAAAATATTGAAGAAGTCATTCTTCTGGCCCTTTGGAGTCCCCTCCAGCTCCACAGCCTCACAGAAAGACGGCAGAGTGAACATTTCAGGGTCCTTCACCTCAGTGACCACTTCAGAATTGCTGTAAGAAAAAGYGAAATCACATGAATATTTCGGGCAMGCAAGAACCTACACCATAAGCACAATCAGATATACAGTGTAGAACAAAATCTACAATCTTCAAATAAATCTAGTACTGTAATAGGGCAATATGGTAGCAGCATACTTTACATACATGTCAGTAACCTTACCACTGCTTTAAGCAAGTTAAAAGTATGTCACACACCTGAAGAGGAGTGTGATGGAGTCAGTTGAGTAGAAAGTACTGAGTGGTAGACATTCTCCCACAGTAGTTAACACAGAATACTGGCCTGGAGatcagatagatagacagacagaagtactgacatatactgtatgtgaatgcTTTGATACACCTCAATAGCCTTGCTATAtaatccatatacagtatatatcatatatatcatGTATTACTTCATTAATGAAAATCACATTGACAGTCTGACTCCTAATGTGTATCATAATTACCCTTAGTCTCTGCCACGGATCCCATCCATATGTTCACTTTGATGTTCTCCTCCTGAACAGTGTCACTCCCCAAAAACAGCTCAACCTGATGGGCTGCACCAGCGGGGAGTTCAAGAGCGTGAGCATGAGAGTGCAGAGACATCTTCTTACAGGACTGGTTCTTCATGTCAATGTCATAGAAGACCCCctgagagagatggtagagatgGAGGAAGACTCGGTTATGACAATGCTGTGTCATAACCATAGTAACAAGTGTGTTATACATGTATACTTTGATGTTATAAAGCAGCT
This window harbors:
- the LOC111980401 gene encoding ependymin-2, with protein sequence MQDFAFAALSIWLCLGATALAESHGPQHCTSPNMTGVLTVMALTGGEIKATGHYSYDSTDKKLRFTESEMHLNKTEHLEDYLMLFEEGVFYDIDMKNQSCKKMSLHSHAHALELPAGAAHQVELFLGSDTVQEENIKVNIWMGSVAETKGQYSVLTTVGECLPLSTFYSTDSITLLFSNSEVVTEVKDPEMFTLPSFCEAVELEGTPKGQKNDFFNIFNTV